From a region of the Rouxiella sp. S1S-2 genome:
- the mtnN gene encoding 5'-methylthioadenosine/S-adenosylhomocysteine nucleosidase, translating to MKVGIIGAMEQEVTLLRDKIENRQTLQRAGCEIYTGTLHGVDVALLKSGIGKVSAAVGTTLLLEHCKPDVVINTGSAGGLAKTLKVGDIVVSEEVRYHDADVTAFGYEPGQMAGCPPAFVADAELIKLAESCISGLNLNAVRGLICSGDAFINGAEPLARIRNAFPTVAAVEMEAAAVGHVCHLFGTPFVVVRAISDVADTESHLSFEEFLVVAAQQSTLMVDAMLKALAANPIK from the coding sequence ATGAAAGTAGGCATTATTGGCGCCATGGAACAAGAAGTTACCCTGCTGCGCGACAAAATCGAAAACCGTCAGACACTGCAACGCGCTGGCTGTGAAATCTACACCGGGACGCTGCACGGCGTAGACGTGGCGCTGCTGAAATCAGGTATTGGCAAGGTTTCTGCCGCTGTGGGCACCACCCTGCTGCTTGAACACTGCAAGCCGGACGTGGTTATCAACACCGGTTCTGCGGGCGGTCTGGCAAAAACGCTGAAAGTGGGTGACATCGTCGTTTCTGAAGAAGTGCGCTATCACGATGCTGACGTCACCGCTTTTGGCTACGAACCGGGTCAGATGGCCGGTTGCCCACCGGCATTTGTGGCAGACGCCGAGCTGATTAAACTGGCTGAATCCTGCATTAGCGGACTCAATTTAAACGCGGTGCGCGGCCTGATTTGCAGCGGCGACGCCTTTATCAATGGTGCAGAACCCCTGGCGCGCATTCGCAATGCTTTCCCAACCGTCGCTGCCGTTGAGATGGAAGCCGCCGCCGTAGGCCACGTTTGCCACCTTTTCGGCACGCCTTTCGTGGTGGTTCGCGCGATTTCCGACGTCGCAGACACCGAATCACACCTGAGCTTTGAAGAATTTTTGGTGGTCGCTGCCCAACAGTCAACGCTGATGGTCGATGCGATGCTAAAAGCGCTGGCTGCTAACCCTATCAAATAG
- the btuF gene encoding vitamin B12 ABC transporter substrate-binding protein BtuF, with protein MQVALRFCLLAALWLPLAAMAQVAERVISLAPNLTELAYAAGLGDKLVGVSAYSDYPPQAEKIEQVASWQGINVERILALKPDLVLAWRGGNPQRPLNQLASLGVHVIYLDPQNVNQVALALDQLADYSSTPQIGHQAAEKIRQQLSQLRAQYGYKPPLPVFIQFSTQPLFTSAGSTLQSQIVELCGAKNIFADSAAPWPQVSREQVLSRQPQAIVFPGTTQQQGKITAFWRDQLSVPMLAVNADWFNRAGPRIMLAAQQLCAEIDAIKR; from the coding sequence GTGCAAGTAGCCCTGAGATTTTGCCTGCTCGCTGCGCTGTGGCTGCCTTTGGCGGCGATGGCGCAGGTTGCCGAGCGGGTCATTAGCCTGGCCCCCAACCTAACCGAACTGGCGTATGCCGCCGGTCTGGGTGACAAACTGGTGGGCGTAAGTGCCTATTCCGACTATCCGCCGCAGGCCGAAAAAATCGAGCAGGTTGCCAGTTGGCAGGGTATTAACGTTGAACGCATTCTGGCGCTGAAGCCTGATTTGGTGCTGGCGTGGCGGGGTGGCAATCCACAGCGTCCGCTTAATCAGTTGGCGTCATTGGGTGTCCACGTGATTTATCTGGACCCTCAAAACGTCAATCAGGTTGCTTTGGCGCTTGATCAGTTGGCTGATTACAGCAGCACACCACAAATCGGTCATCAGGCGGCGGAGAAAATTAGACAGCAGCTGAGTCAACTGCGCGCGCAATATGGATATAAACCGCCGTTGCCGGTGTTTATACAGTTCTCGACCCAGCCGCTGTTTACCAGCGCAGGCAGTACGTTGCAGAGCCAAATTGTTGAACTGTGTGGCGCTAAAAACATTTTTGCCGACAGCGCTGCGCCCTGGCCGCAGGTCAGTCGTGAACAGGTTTTGAGCCGACAGCCGCAGGCCATTGTTTTCCCCGGCACGACGCAGCAACAGGGTAAGATTACCGCCTTTTGGCGCGATCAGCTCAGTGTGCCGATGCTGGCGGTAAACGCTGACTGGTTCAATCGCGCGGGTCCTCGCATCATGCTGGCAGCCCAGCAGCTTTGCGCTGAAATAGACGCGATTAAACGCTAG
- the erpA gene encoding iron-sulfur cluster insertion protein ErpA produces the protein MSEPILSEPTVEEPIALPLQFTDAAARKVKNLVADEENPDMKLRVYITGGGCSGFQYGFTFDDKINDGDMTIEKSGVALVVDPMSLQYLVGGSVDYTEGLEGSRFVVTNPNAKTTCGCGSSFSI, from the coding sequence ATGAGTGAACCTATTTTAAGTGAGCCAACCGTAGAAGAACCTATTGCGCTGCCGTTGCAATTTACTGACGCTGCGGCCCGTAAAGTTAAAAACTTGGTCGCGGATGAAGAAAATCCTGACATGAAACTGCGTGTGTACATTACCGGCGGCGGTTGCAGCGGATTCCAATACGGCTTCACCTTTGACGACAAAATCAACGACGGTGACATGACGATAGAGAAATCAGGCGTTGCGTTGGTGGTTGACCCTATGAGCCTGCAATATTTGGTGGGCGGTTCGGTTGACTATACCGAAGGGCTGGAAGGTTCGCGCTTCGTGGTGACTAACCCGAACGCAAAAACCACCTGCGGTTGTGGTTCATCTTTCAGTATCTGA
- the clcA gene encoding H(+)/Cl(-) exchange transporter ClcA — translation MTESVKQAPAASGIPLRRRPSEILRQFLRRDKTPMAILVVAALVGIFAGLLGVAFEKAVDWVQHLRLSGLDNVSGHAWLLWPLTFIVSALLAMVGYYLVRRFAPEASGSGIPEIEGALEELRPVRWWRVIPVKFVGGMGTLGAGMVLGREGPTVQMGANLGKMLADIFRMRSAEARHTLLATGAAAGLSAAFNAPLAGILFIIEEMRLQFRYSLISVKAVFIGVIMSSIVYRLFNGERAVINVGVLANVSLQTFWLYLVLGMVFGIVGVCFNALIFRTQDMFARLHGGNLQKILLMGGLLGGMCGLLGLIKPEAAGGGFALIPLAAAGTYSLGMLLFIFITRVATTLLCFSSGAPGGIFAPMLALGTLLGTAFGMAAAAMFPQYGIQPGTFAIAGMGALFAATVRAPLTGIVLVLEMTENYQLILPMIITCLGATLLAQFLGGKPLYSALLTRTLQKQEREQAEQNDSTVTQNNGTN, via the coding sequence ATGACAGAATCTGTAAAACAGGCGCCCGCTGCGTCAGGTATTCCTCTGCGCAGGCGTCCGAGTGAAATTCTGCGTCAATTTTTACGTCGTGATAAAACCCCGATGGCGATACTTGTTGTTGCCGCGCTGGTGGGTATTTTTGCCGGACTGCTTGGCGTGGCCTTCGAAAAGGCCGTGGACTGGGTGCAGCATCTCAGACTCTCGGGGTTGGATAACGTCAGCGGTCACGCTTGGCTGCTGTGGCCGCTGACCTTTATCGTTTCCGCGCTGCTGGCGATGGTTGGCTATTATCTGGTGCGTCGCTTTGCCCCAGAGGCTAGCGGTTCGGGCATTCCTGAAATTGAAGGTGCGCTTGAAGAGCTACGTCCGGTGCGCTGGTGGCGGGTTATTCCGGTGAAGTTTGTCGGCGGGATGGGCACGCTCGGTGCGGGCATGGTGTTGGGGCGTGAAGGCCCAACGGTGCAGATGGGTGCTAATCTGGGCAAAATGTTGGCCGATATCTTCCGTATGCGCAGCGCTGAAGCGCGCCATACGCTGCTGGCCACCGGCGCGGCGGCGGGGCTTTCTGCGGCATTCAACGCGCCGCTGGCAGGGATCCTGTTTATTATCGAAGAGATGCGGCTGCAGTTTCGTTACAGCCTGATTTCAGTAAAAGCGGTGTTTATTGGCGTGATCATGTCGAGCATCGTTTACCGCCTGTTTAACGGCGAACGCGCGGTGATTAACGTGGGCGTCCTGGCAAACGTTTCATTGCAAACCTTCTGGCTGTATCTGGTGCTGGGCATGGTGTTTGGCATTGTTGGCGTTTGTTTCAATGCGCTAATTTTTCGCACCCAAGATATGTTCGCCCGCCTGCACGGCGGCAATTTGCAAAAAATTCTGCTGATGGGCGGACTGCTCGGCGGCATGTGCGGCCTGCTGGGGCTGATTAAACCCGAAGCGGCCGGTGGCGGCTTTGCGTTAATCCCCTTGGCGGCGGCGGGAACTTACTCATTGGGCATGCTGCTGTTTATCTTTATTACCCGTGTGGCAACCACCTTACTGTGCTTCTCTTCCGGCGCACCGGGCGGAATTTTTGCCCCGATGCTGGCATTGGGGACCTTACTCGGCACGGCGTTTGGCATGGCGGCAGCGGCAATGTTTCCGCAGTACGGCATTCAGCCGGGCACCTTTGCTATTGCCGGCATGGGGGCGCTGTTTGCGGCTACGGTGCGTGCGCCGCTGACCGGTATCGTACTGGTGCTGGAGATGACAGAAAATTATCAGCTGATCCTACCGATGATCATTACCTGCCTCGGTGCAACCTTATTGGCGCAGTTTCTTGGCGGCAAACCCTTGTATTCTGCCTTGTTAACCCGCACCTTACAGAAGCAGGAACGAGAGCAGGCCGAACAGAATGACAGCACGGTTACGCAAAATAACGGCACGAATTAG
- the hemL gene encoding glutamate-1-semialdehyde 2,1-aminomutase: MSKSESLFTQAQTLIPGGVNSPVRAFNGVGGVPLFIERADGAFLYDADGKAYIDYVGSWGPMVLGHNNATIRNAVIEAAQRGLSFGAPTEMEVKMASLVTGLVPSMDMVRMVNSGTEATMSAIRLARGFTHRDKIIKFEGCYHGHADCLLVKAGSGALTMGQPNSPGVPADFAKHTLTCTYNSLDSVREVFEQYPEDVACIIVEPVAGNMNCVPPLPEFLPGLRKLCDEFGALLIIDEVMTGFRVALGGAQEYYDVKPDLTCLGKIIGGGMPVGAFGGRRDVMQALAPTGPVYQAGTLSGNPIAMAAGIACLTQVAEPGVHQKLTDLTTQLAEGLKAAAAAENIPFVVNHVGGMFGLFFTESASVTSYAEVMNCNVERFKKFFHLMLEEGVYLAPSAFEAGFMSIAHSAEDIQRTVDAARRSFAKL; encoded by the coding sequence ATGAGTAAGTCAGAAAGTCTATTCACCCAAGCGCAAACGCTGATCCCCGGAGGCGTGAACTCGCCGGTGCGTGCATTCAACGGCGTCGGCGGTGTACCACTATTCATTGAGCGTGCCGACGGCGCATTTTTATATGATGCAGACGGCAAAGCCTACATCGACTATGTCGGCTCATGGGGCCCTATGGTTCTGGGCCACAACAACGCCACCATCCGCAATGCAGTTATCGAAGCCGCCCAGCGCGGCCTGAGCTTCGGCGCACCCACCGAGATGGAAGTCAAAATGGCCAGCCTGGTGACCGGCCTGGTGCCAAGCATGGACATGGTTCGCATGGTTAACTCCGGCACCGAAGCCACCATGAGCGCCATCCGCCTGGCGCGTGGCTTCACCCACCGCGACAAAATCATTAAATTTGAAGGCTGCTATCACGGCCACGCTGACTGCCTGCTGGTGAAAGCCGGTTCAGGCGCGCTGACCATGGGCCAGCCGAACTCCCCCGGTGTGCCGGCTGATTTTGCCAAACATACTCTGACTTGTACCTACAACAGTCTGGATTCTGTGCGCGAAGTGTTCGAACAATACCCTGAAGACGTCGCCTGTATTATCGTCGAGCCGGTCGCCGGTAACATGAACTGCGTGCCGCCGCTGCCGGAATTCCTGCCGGGACTGCGTAAACTGTGCGACGAGTTTGGTGCGCTGCTGATTATTGACGAAGTGATGACCGGTTTCCGCGTTGCGCTGGGCGGTGCTCAGGAATATTACGACGTGAAACCAGACCTTACCTGTTTGGGTAAAATTATCGGTGGCGGTATGCCCGTCGGCGCATTCGGAGGCCGTCGCGACGTGATGCAAGCATTGGCGCCGACCGGTCCGGTTTATCAGGCTGGCACGCTTTCGGGTAATCCGATTGCCATGGCCGCGGGCATTGCCTGTCTGACTCAGGTTGCAGAACCGGGCGTTCATCAGAAATTGACCGACCTGACCACCCAATTGGCCGAAGGCCTGAAAGCAGCGGCAGCCGCGGAAAATATTCCGTTTGTGGTGAACCACGTAGGCGGCATGTTCGGCCTGTTCTTTACCGAATCAGCGTCCGTAACAAGCTATGCTGAAGTGATGAACTGCAACGTTGAGCGCTTCAAGAAGTTCTTCCATTTGATGCTGGAAGAAGGCGTTTATCTGGCACCTTCGGCGTTTGAGGCCGGCTTTATGTCCATCGCACACAGCGCTGAAGACATTCAACGCACTGTAGATGCGGCACGCCGCAGTTTTGCCAAGCTTTGA
- a CDS encoding MFS transporter, with protein MLNIRKATVAKVSSDDVPATYKRYRIQALMSVFLGYLAYYIVRSNFILSTPYLKEHLELSATQIGFLSSGMLIAYGISKGVMSSLSDKMSPKVFMACGLFMCAVVNVGLGFSSMFWVFVVLIICNGIFQGMGVGPSFITIANWFPKTIRGRVTAFWNVSHNLGGGIVAPIVGVAFALVGTEHWQLASYIFPAGIAVLFTVVILILGKGTPQQEGLPSLDEMIPEEKNVIDHSHYAVAPEDMTAYQIFYTFVLKNKNAWYVSFVDVFVYMVRFGVISWLPIYLLTVKHFSKEEMSIAFLFFEWAAIPSTLLAGWLTDKVFKGRRMPLAIICMTIIFFCLFGYWRSDSVIMISFFAATVGCLIYVPQFLASVQTMEIVPRFAVGSAVGLRGFLSYILGSSLGTVFFGVMVDKFGWHAGFYLLMGGAVCCIIFCVLSHRGALELERKAATSPKV; from the coding sequence ATGCTTAATATCCGCAAAGCAACCGTCGCCAAGGTTTCATCGGATGATGTTCCGGCTACGTATAAGCGTTATCGAATACAAGCCTTAATGAGCGTATTTTTAGGTTATTTAGCCTATTATATTGTTCGTAGTAACTTCATACTCTCAACCCCCTATTTGAAAGAGCATCTCGAACTTAGCGCGACTCAAATTGGTTTTTTAAGTAGTGGTATGCTTATTGCGTATGGAATAAGCAAAGGGGTGATGAGCAGTCTTTCAGACAAAATGAGTCCCAAGGTGTTCATGGCTTGTGGGCTGTTTATGTGTGCAGTTGTTAATGTCGGTTTGGGTTTTAGTAGTATGTTTTGGGTTTTTGTCGTGTTGATTATCTGCAATGGTATTTTTCAGGGAATGGGCGTGGGGCCTTCTTTTATTACCATTGCAAACTGGTTTCCCAAGACTATTCGTGGTCGAGTGACGGCTTTTTGGAATGTTTCCCATAATCTAGGCGGAGGAATTGTTGCCCCTATTGTGGGTGTCGCTTTTGCTCTTGTTGGGACAGAGCATTGGCAACTTGCAAGCTATATTTTCCCTGCAGGTATCGCTGTTCTTTTTACTGTGGTTATTTTGATACTGGGCAAGGGAACGCCTCAACAAGAAGGATTACCTTCTCTGGACGAAATGATCCCGGAAGAAAAAAATGTAATTGATCATTCACACTATGCAGTCGCGCCCGAAGATATGACGGCTTATCAAATTTTTTACACCTTTGTGTTAAAAAACAAAAATGCCTGGTATGTGTCTTTTGTCGATGTATTTGTGTATATGGTGCGTTTTGGGGTCATCAGCTGGTTACCTATCTATCTATTGACCGTTAAGCACTTTTCAAAAGAAGAAATGAGCATTGCTTTCCTGTTCTTTGAATGGGCAGCGATCCCTTCTACTTTGCTTGCCGGATGGTTAACGGATAAGGTGTTTAAAGGCAGACGCATGCCGCTTGCAATTATTTGCATGACCATTATTTTCTTTTGTTTATTTGGCTACTGGAGAAGTGATTCCGTCATAATGATTTCTTTTTTTGCAGCTACGGTAGGTTGTCTTATTTATGTGCCACAATTTTTAGCTTCTGTGCAAACAATGGAGATAGTTCCCCGCTTTGCCGTAGGTTCTGCTGTGGGGCTCAGAGGCTTTTTAAGTTATATATTGGGCAGCTCGCTGGGGACTGTTTTTTTTGGTGTAATGGTTGATAAATTCGGTTGGCATGCTGGATTTTATCTATTAATGGGCGGTGCGGTTTGTTGCATTATATTCTGCGTCTTGTCGCACAGAGGAGCATTGGAGTTAGAGAGGAAAGCGGCCACTTCTCCTAAAGTATAA
- the fhuB gene encoding Fe(3+)-hydroxamate ABC transporter permease FhuB, with the protein MNRRSVSQTLALLISLAVICVLLNLYNLQHQLPLALWREAFWHPNIDDVRQMLFHYSLLPRSAVALLAGAGLGLVGLLFQQVLRNPLAEPSTLGVSAGAQLGLTVATLWSLPGGQITQQFAAMIGAVVVGLVVFGVAWGKRMSPVTLVLAGLVLGLYCGAVSSLLGLFNYQQLQSLYIWSTGSLNQQDWHTARFLLPRVVVVWLLAFMLQRPMTLLGLDDGVAKNLGLGLSVARFTVLALAIVMSAQLVNAVGIIGFIGLFAPLLAKILGARRLKSRLILAPIIGALLLWFTDQIVLWLAQVWLEVSTGAATALVGAPILLWLLPRLRNSAVPPPMNIGDHVPKERHHLLRWTSLASVLLLAGMALALCFGRDAHGWQWSMGHQLDLLLPWRTPRVFAALAAGVMLASSGVIIQKLTGNPMASPEVLGISSGAAFGVVIMLFLVPGDAFAWLLPAGSLGAAVTLMVIMLVSGVRRFSPERMLLAGIALSTAFNTILALLLASGDPRMGGLLTWISGSTYSVTAEQAWRTGIITVVLLAWVPFCRRWVNILPLGSVTGRSVGLALAPSRLTLLALAAVMTALATLTVGPLSFIGLMAPHMARMLGFRRAIAQWIVASLLGGLLMVLADWLGRMIIFPNQIPAGLLATFIGAPYFIYLLRKQAS; encoded by the coding sequence ATGAATCGCCGTTCAGTCAGCCAAACGCTGGCCCTGCTTATTTCTCTTGCGGTTATCTGCGTTCTGCTAAATCTGTATAACCTGCAACATCAACTTCCGTTGGCGCTGTGGCGTGAAGCTTTTTGGCATCCCAATATCGACGACGTGCGCCAGATGTTGTTTCACTACAGCCTGCTGCCACGTTCGGCCGTGGCGCTGCTGGCCGGTGCGGGTCTTGGGCTAGTCGGGCTACTGTTTCAGCAGGTGTTGCGCAATCCGCTTGCCGAACCTTCTACACTCGGTGTTTCCGCCGGCGCGCAACTTGGCCTGACGGTGGCGACGCTATGGAGCCTGCCGGGCGGACAAATTACCCAGCAATTTGCTGCCATGATTGGCGCAGTAGTGGTAGGGCTGGTGGTATTTGGGGTCGCTTGGGGCAAGAGAATGTCACCGGTAACGCTTGTCCTCGCCGGTTTGGTGTTGGGACTTTACTGCGGCGCAGTGAGCAGCCTGCTTGGGCTATTTAACTATCAGCAGTTGCAAAGCCTGTATATCTGGAGCACCGGCTCTTTAAATCAGCAGGACTGGCACACAGCCCGTTTTCTGTTGCCCAGAGTGGTCGTTGTCTGGCTGCTGGCGTTTATGCTGCAGCGCCCGATGACGCTGCTCGGTCTGGACGACGGCGTTGCCAAAAATCTTGGACTGGGACTCTCGGTCGCGCGCTTTACCGTGCTGGCGCTGGCGATAGTGATGAGTGCGCAACTGGTGAATGCGGTGGGAATAATCGGCTTTATCGGCCTGTTTGCGCCGCTACTGGCCAAGATTCTCGGCGCACGACGATTGAAATCACGGCTGATCCTGGCCCCCATTATCGGCGCACTGCTGCTGTGGTTCACCGATCAGATTGTTCTGTGGCTGGCACAAGTCTGGTTAGAAGTGTCTACGGGGGCGGCCACCGCGCTGGTGGGGGCACCGATTTTACTGTGGTTGCTGCCGCGCCTGCGAAATAGCGCGGTGCCGCCACCGATGAATATTGGCGACCACGTGCCTAAAGAGCGCCATCATCTGCTGCGTTGGACGAGTTTGGCGAGCGTGCTGCTGCTGGCGGGAATGGCGCTAGCGCTGTGCTTTGGCCGTGACGCGCACGGCTGGCAGTGGTCGATGGGGCATCAGCTTGATTTACTGCTGCCGTGGCGTACGCCGAGAGTTTTTGCCGCACTGGCTGCGGGCGTGATGCTGGCCTCTTCGGGGGTGATTATTCAGAAGCTTACCGGTAACCCGATGGCGAGTCCGGAAGTTTTGGGCATTAGCTCTGGTGCCGCATTTGGTGTAGTCATTATGCTGTTTCTGGTGCCCGGCGATGCCTTTGCCTGGCTGTTACCGGCGGGTAGCCTGGGTGCAGCCGTTACGCTGATGGTGATTATGCTGGTGTCCGGCGTTCGTCGTTTTTCCCCAGAGCGCATGCTGCTGGCCGGAATAGCACTGAGTACCGCCTTTAATACAATATTGGCGCTGTTGCTAGCCAGCGGTGATCCGCGCATGGGCGGTTTGCTGACCTGGATCTCTGGCTCCACCTATTCAGTAACGGCGGAGCAGGCATGGCGCACCGGCATCATTACCGTGGTACTGCTGGCGTGGGTGCCTTTCTGCCGCCGCTGGGTGAATATTTTACCGCTGGGCAGTGTTACCGGGCGCTCAGTCGGGCTGGCGCTGGCCCCGAGTCGCTTGACCCTGCTGGCCTTAGCGGCAGTCATGACGGCTCTGGCCACGCTAACCGTGGGGCCGCTAAGTTTTATTGGACTGATGGCGCCGCACATGGCGCGGATGCTCGGTTTCCGTCGGGCAATTGCGCAGTGGATAGTTGCCAGTCTGTTGGGCGGGCTGCTAATGGTGCTGGCCGACTGGCTCGGGCGAATGATTATCTTCCCGAATCAGATTCCTGCGGGGCTGTTGGCGACTTTTATCGGCGCACCTTACTTTATCTATCTGCTGCGTAAACAGGCGTCATAA
- the fhuD gene encoding Fe(3+)-hydroxamate ABC transporter substrate-binding protein FhuD — MRNIPDLTRRRLLQAMAMAPLVSALPVLSSQVAAKNTAIDLTRIIALEWLPAELLIALGVMPMGVADIRNYNLWVEEPRLAPSVIEVGQRTAPNLELMQQMKPSLILISQGYGPKASQLEPISPVLTVTANDGSGQPLQQAIRSLHKLAEYLGLQTRAAQHLQQYQQVLAQTRDSVKSVADQPVLLFSFLDKRHVLVFGEGSLLQEVLTDVGLTNAWNGEKNFWGSATVGIERLASIKHARALCFNHGSEALMAEVSKTPLWQSLPFVREDQLSVVPAVWFYGATFCAMRFCHILSTTLGKPV, encoded by the coding sequence ATGCGTAATATTCCCGATTTGACCCGCCGTCGCCTGCTGCAGGCGATGGCGATGGCGCCGCTGGTTTCAGCACTCCCCGTATTGAGTTCTCAGGTTGCGGCCAAAAATACGGCTATAGACCTGACTCGCATTATTGCCCTGGAATGGCTGCCCGCCGAGTTGCTTATCGCGCTGGGCGTGATGCCAATGGGCGTCGCGGATATTCGCAATTATAATTTGTGGGTTGAAGAGCCCAGGCTGGCTCCTTCGGTGATTGAAGTCGGCCAGCGCACTGCGCCGAATCTTGAATTGATGCAGCAGATGAAGCCGTCACTTATTCTTATCTCTCAAGGCTATGGCCCGAAAGCCAGCCAGCTCGAGCCCATTAGCCCGGTGCTGACCGTTACCGCCAACGACGGCAGTGGTCAACCGTTGCAGCAGGCGATTCGATCGCTCCACAAGCTGGCAGAATATCTTGGCCTGCAAACACGAGCCGCTCAACATTTACAACAATATCAGCAAGTTTTGGCGCAAACGCGCGACAGCGTTAAGTCCGTCGCGGACCAGCCGGTGTTGTTGTTTTCTTTCCTCGATAAACGCCACGTGCTGGTTTTTGGTGAAGGCAGCCTGCTGCAGGAAGTGCTGACCGACGTCGGACTCACCAACGCCTGGAACGGCGAGAAAAACTTTTGGGGAAGTGCAACGGTAGGCATTGAACGGCTGGCGTCCATCAAACACGCCCGTGCACTCTGTTTTAATCACGGCAGTGAAGCACTGATGGCCGAAGTTTCCAAAACACCGCTGTGGCAGTCGCTGCCGTTTGTGCGTGAGGATCAGCTCAGCGTAGTGCCCGCCGTCTGGTTTTATGGCGCGACGTTTTGCGCCATGCGCTTTTGTCATATTTTATCGACCACGCTTGGGAAGCCTGTATGA
- the fhuC gene encoding Fe3+-hydroxamate ABC transporter ATP-binding protein FhuC: MKTAHVAQQQTLEDSIYRLDQVSFTVPGLTLLAPLSLTFPQGKVCGLIGHNGSGKSTLLKMLGRHQPASSGKVLLNEKPVDQWESKAFARQVAYLPQQLPAAEGMTVHELVAIGRYPWHGALGRFRLHDREKVEEAIELVGLQPFAQRLVDSLSGGERQRAWLAMMVAQDSRCLLLDEPTSALDIAHQVDVLALIQRLSHQKGLTVIAVLHDINMAARYCDRLVALRAGEMIAEGNPEQMMQGDVLEKVYGIPMGILPHPAGGAPVSFVY; encoded by the coding sequence ATGAAAACTGCCCACGTAGCACAGCAGCAGACGCTTGAAGACAGCATTTATCGTTTGGATCAGGTGAGTTTTACCGTGCCCGGGCTCACGCTATTAGCCCCTCTTTCGCTCACCTTCCCACAGGGAAAAGTGTGTGGATTGATCGGCCATAACGGATCGGGTAAATCCACGCTGCTTAAAATGCTCGGTCGCCATCAGCCAGCCTCATCGGGCAAAGTGCTGCTTAACGAGAAACCGGTCGATCAGTGGGAGAGCAAAGCCTTTGCGCGTCAGGTTGCTTATCTCCCCCAGCAGTTGCCGGCGGCGGAAGGCATGACGGTTCACGAACTGGTGGCGATTGGTCGCTATCCGTGGCACGGCGCGCTGGGGCGTTTTCGACTGCATGATCGTGAAAAAGTGGAAGAAGCCATTGAGTTGGTGGGCCTTCAGCCCTTTGCCCAACGTCTGGTCGATAGCCTTTCCGGCGGCGAACGTCAGCGCGCGTGGCTGGCGATGATGGTGGCACAAGACAGTCGCTGTCTTTTGCTCGACGAACCCACCTCTGCACTGGATATTGCCCATCAGGTTGACGTGCTGGCGCTTATCCAGCGATTGAGTCACCAGAAAGGGTTGACGGTTATTGCCGTGCTGCATGACATCAATATGGCCGCCCGTTACTGCGATCGCCTGGTGGCGTTACGCGCGGGAGAAATGATTGCCGAAGGCAACCCTGAGCAGATGATGCAGGGCGATGTTCTCGAGAAAGTCTACGGCATTCCTATGGGCATTTTGCCTCATCCTGCGGGTGGGGCGCCGGTAAGCTTTGTATACTAA